A part of Terriglobales bacterium genomic DNA contains:
- a CDS encoding EAL domain-containing protein: MTGNATLREQSTHEATASGPLALLRKLEGREWWLWAFAVTVTLVLTAGIVSLTFTGFRPDSENYWTDLKEWVRALAALVLLFDIYTVYQQLLLHRIRRRLAERDQLFQVITENAADMIAVIDSEGRRIYNSPAYEKVLGYSQEELKSTPSIEQVHPEDRPRVIEAAAKAQVTGRGERLEYRIRHKDGSWRILESTASVIQEASGKVQSLVVVNRDISERKWAENRLAHNALHDALTNLPNRALFLDRVQHSLTLSQRHARYMFAVLFIDIDQFKLLNDSLGHSAGDELLIQIGKRLSASLRGSDTISRSGLPEEGETLSEAGLARLGGDEFTVLLEDIRDSSDAIRVAERIQERLALPFEVNAHEVITSASIGIAFGAPSNTAAEELIRDAEIAMYRAKREGKAQSRVFDQGMHESAMRRLRLETELRQALELGEFRVHYQPIVSLQNESVVGFEALSRWQRPGGLVPPAEFIPVADETGIILPLNRALLRDACQQIRRWHADFASEPALRISVNITPKQFAQPDLTAQIAQVLKETGIAPQDVDVEITETIAMGDAERSARLLGELKALGVHLSIDDFGTGYSSLSRLQGFPVDTIKIDRAFISKICEDAESSEIVRIIIMLAHNLGLSVVAEGVETVAQLEQLRSFGCEKAQGYLFSRPADSDSISAFLHSRSSGQRSFLKA, from the coding sequence ATGACCGGGAACGCAACTTTGAGAGAGCAATCGACACACGAAGCAACGGCGAGCGGACCGCTGGCGCTTTTGCGAAAGCTCGAGGGCCGGGAGTGGTGGCTGTGGGCCTTTGCAGTCACCGTGACCCTGGTGCTGACCGCGGGTATCGTCTCGCTGACCTTTACCGGCTTCCGTCCCGATTCGGAAAACTATTGGACGGATCTCAAGGAATGGGTAAGGGCGCTGGCCGCTCTGGTTCTCCTGTTCGACATCTACACCGTCTACCAACAGCTGCTGCTGCACCGAATACGCCGGCGCCTGGCTGAGCGCGATCAGCTTTTTCAGGTGATTACCGAGAACGCCGCCGACATGATTGCGGTCATCGACTCTGAGGGCCGGCGCATCTACAACAGCCCGGCTTACGAAAAGGTTCTGGGTTACTCCCAGGAAGAGCTGAAGTCGACTCCTTCGATTGAACAGGTCCACCCCGAAGATCGTCCCCGCGTCATCGAAGCCGCTGCAAAAGCGCAGGTCACCGGCCGCGGAGAGCGCCTCGAGTACCGCATCCGCCACAAGGACGGAAGCTGGCGAATTCTGGAATCGACCGCGAGTGTAATTCAAGAGGCGTCGGGAAAGGTGCAGAGCCTGGTCGTAGTCAATCGCGATATCAGTGAGCGCAAATGGGCGGAGAATCGGCTCGCCCACAACGCGTTGCATGACGCTCTTACCAATCTTCCCAATCGCGCACTGTTTCTCGATCGCGTGCAGCACAGCCTCACTCTATCGCAGCGTCATGCCCGCTACATGTTTGCCGTGCTGTTCATCGACATCGATCAGTTCAAACTCTTAAACGACAGCCTGGGGCACAGCGCGGGCGACGAGCTGTTGATCCAGATCGGGAAACGGTTGAGCGCATCTCTGCGCGGCAGCGACACCATCTCCCGCTCCGGGTTGCCGGAAGAAGGTGAGACCTTGAGCGAGGCCGGCCTGGCCAGGCTGGGCGGCGATGAGTTTACCGTGCTGCTCGAAGACATTCGCGACTCTAGCGATGCCATACGCGTTGCGGAGCGGATCCAGGAGAGGTTGGCACTGCCCTTCGAGGTGAACGCACACGAGGTGATCACCAGCGCGAGCATCGGCATCGCCTTCGGTGCTCCCTCGAACACGGCAGCAGAGGAGCTGATTCGCGATGCCGAGATCGCCATGTATCGGGCCAAGCGCGAGGGAAAAGCTCAGTCGCGGGTTTTTGATCAGGGCATGCATGAGTCGGCGATGCGCCGGCTGCGCCTGGAAACGGAGTTGCGCCAGGCACTGGAGTTAGGAGAGTTCCGGGTTCATTATCAGCCGATCGTTTCTTTGCAAAATGAGAGCGTGGTGGGATTTGAAGCTCTGAGCCGCTGGCAGCGTCCCGGGGGTCTAGTGCCCCCAGCGGAATTTATCCCGGTTGCGGACGAGACGGGCATCATCCTCCCGCTGAACCGCGCGCTGCTGCGCGACGCGTGCCAGCAGATACGAAGGTGGCACGCCGATTTCGCCTCCGAGCCCGCACTGCGGATCAGTGTCAACATCACCCCCAAACAGTTTGCCCAGCCCGATCTGACCGCCCAGATCGCGCAAGTGCTCAAGGAAACCGGAATCGCACCCCAGGATGTCGACGTGGAGATCACGGAAACCATCGCCATGGGGGATGCGGAAAGATCGGCGCGGCTGCTGGGCGAACTCAAAGCTCTCGGAGTTCACTTAAGCATCGATGATTTCGGCACGGGCTACTCCTCTTTGAGCAGATTGCAGGGCTTTCCCGTGGATACGATAAAAATCGACCGCGCATTCATCTCCAAAATCTGCGAGGATGCGGAGAGCTCGGAAATCGTGCGCATCATTATTATGCTGGCGCACAATCTGGGTCTGTCGGTGGTGGCAGAGGGGGTCGAGACCGTGGCGCAACTGGAACAGCTGCGCTCGTTCGGCTGCGAGAAGGCCCAGGGATACCTTTTCTCTCGACCGGCCGATTCAGACTCGATCAGCGCCTTTCTGCACAGCCGTAGCTCAGGGCAACGTAGCTTCCTAAAAGCGTGA
- a CDS encoding PilZ domain-containing protein has translation MKSSLPAYSAAASAILPQRSTQNSPVLALVNLDASSSDTVERAFAQCGIGAVRVGEEFSRRVRQEKFEGGVLQLNESAIPVLEAIRSSPSNRRMIVYGMADKDLEMRPFSSFGINAVLDLPLDRAAVSRTARATCALLLQELRRYVRVPLVTEVGIQSGDGSLRGSSREISGGGMSVQFSGTLANNGSRLRLSFALPGGSALTIAAAVCWKSDSLFGFQFEDTDPARLLVKRWIDSFLGLA, from the coding sequence ATGAAGTCATCTTTGCCTGCTTACAGCGCCGCAGCCTCGGCGATTTTGCCTCAGCGCAGCACACAGAACTCTCCCGTTCTGGCACTCGTTAACCTGGATGCATCCAGCAGCGACACGGTTGAACGAGCTTTTGCGCAGTGCGGGATCGGCGCAGTGCGGGTGGGCGAAGAGTTTTCCCGCCGTGTCCGCCAGGAGAAATTCGAGGGAGGTGTCCTCCAGCTCAACGAGAGCGCCATTCCCGTTCTGGAAGCGATTCGTTCATCGCCTTCCAATCGCAGGATGATTGTCTACGGAATGGCCGACAAAGATCTGGAGATGCGACCTTTCTCCAGCTTCGGCATCAACGCCGTCCTCGATCTTCCCCTCGACCGAGCTGCGGTATCGAGAACGGCGCGTGCGACCTGCGCCCTCCTGCTGCAGGAGCTGCGGCGGTATGTCCGTGTCCCTTTGGTGACCGAAGTCGGCATTCAGAGCGGGGATGGCAGCTTGCGCGGTTCCAGCCGCGAAATCAGCGGCGGAGGAATGTCGGTGCAGTTTTCCGGGACGCTGGCGAACAACGGCTCGCGGTTGCGGCTCTCGTTTGCTCTGCCGGGCGGGTCCGCATTGACGATTGCAGCGGCCGTCTGTTGGAAGAGCGATTCCCTATTTGGATTTCAGTTTGAAGACACCGATCCAGCGCGGCTATTGGTGAAGCGATGGATCGATTCATTCTTAGGTTTGGCATAA
- a CDS encoding PilZ domain-containing protein, whose protein sequence is MNASSALQAVIVSNDASVLETMPVCLGELGIHASVHQPSSLIDALATCKIDVFFVDQDSDPELALIQHVRTSSSSRTAVIFALAHRSRTSSLAFGGADFVIDKPLVQEHVTRALRAAYGIMLKERRRYTRYALACRAIVQDSTSRQFLAATTNISQTGLALECAAPLVAGEKITVRLRLPHCRQISNFGAQVIWTATNAKVGLTFTGMSLPDRERLSEWIDGEFLRQWHALIPETVAERFTHAAR, encoded by the coding sequence ATGAATGCGTCCAGTGCGCTACAAGCGGTCATCGTTTCCAACGATGCTTCCGTGCTCGAGACCATGCCCGTGTGCCTGGGCGAACTTGGCATACACGCCAGCGTTCACCAGCCCTCGTCGCTTATCGACGCGCTTGCAACCTGCAAAATCGATGTCTTTTTCGTCGACCAGGACAGCGATCCGGAACTGGCGCTGATCCAGCACGTGCGCACCTCTTCGTCCAGCCGGACGGCCGTGATTTTCGCTCTGGCACATCGGTCCAGGACCAGCTCACTCGCCTTTGGGGGAGCGGACTTTGTGATTGACAAGCCTCTGGTTCAGGAACACGTGACTCGCGCCCTGCGCGCAGCCTATGGAATCATGTTGAAAGAGCGCCGGCGATACACGCGCTACGCTTTAGCTTGCCGGGCCATTGTTCAAGATTCGACCTCGCGGCAATTTCTCGCGGCCACAACCAACATCAGCCAAACCGGACTGGCGCTCGAATGCGCCGCCCCACTGGTGGCGGGAGAGAAGATAACGGTGCGCCTCCGGCTGCCGCACTGCCGGCAGATCTCGAACTTCGGAGCACAGGTTATCTGGACGGCTACGAACGCAAAAGTCGGCCTGACCTTTACCGGAATGAGTTTGCCGGATCGGGAACGACTCAGCGAATGGATTGACGGCGAGTTCCTTCGTCAATGGCATGCTCTGATCCCGGAAACGGTTGCCGAGAGGTTTACCCATGCAGCGCGGTGA